One genomic window of Corticium candelabrum chromosome 9, ooCorCand1.1, whole genome shotgun sequence includes the following:
- the LOC134184168 gene encoding uncharacterized protein LOC134184168 isoform X2 — protein sequence MSHAQVQRPFDDYSDELNIHFRNLPLLSRLARKVLLFVIKLAPEGRLKKQLLAYIPSLQKKTSCRNEPILTIYSLSEKETKQFVDLLEEVLKEVCKRQRECTDIQSTQNDKYLLDQRSGSPLLFDEQSSCEESHTFKVKLEVDNTNSGKLQNDGFHTLSPARHQDSFKTVNSPAISNSSATKTYNISSDDKVKAVSSDENDKMYSLLSETASETDDDVLLVKAKPSSDLFSSYDSESNESNKDSTIISSKTLSVECQESTSDNDVPISRLFRHARHIIYSDESSDSDDIWKPLRKKRVRSRRKRTMAIANFEESHDEFNTTASVKSTPLIQGKRTPVLRIAPILPLGVYKPSQRVNIPVTQSMTTTDQKSLIDLQQVETVQKRGDCVRISSRKSNLQSKQTTSSQLVCLKFQMPSITSLVNRHSSTLHNAHSDDKQVEVPDDIHFPNERITSVTKVKILETIDQDIETKLENGIDQIKEQSYGSDYNITDYLLDDNDQDIMAFFDEWEYTDPETVNEMNRFDSMSCVAADLTEQVENASLSKETKPLDKTQEDTGLEIEETIGKHETKQHETKQVQKSTSIQQPEFKVPAVPTAVSTLDKQRSLSQSFLPSTGAKSVTSVLPNPTLPSQVQTRPFRQLTVDDLLLEVLSWDPNYVTQYGQQNGINSVKPPHNLTRLVQVSDMFLSFQTYLDAFQSLLCLELWEIMTRGLLQKQCKKPLFLAVVTNVHQSADQAISSLCCEGQILFDDSQTWNHIVNGDLVMVTVVKSPLRPIKCPPVLAIVEHVEKHLGSALDTSSMSQCSQPGEENMTVTLKMRQCHWMSKNKETVELKFVESLMTAKRQWLGLIVAYKNLLIKDILCPSCPQHFCSEEAVSKPEMLTTPYNQFNIFNESQSQAIVAATLSSLKVYSLPRICLLQGPPGTGKTHTVIGVLKTILQEGQQNTSGKVRVLLCAPSNGGIDELVRRLIPEIKLCIGRKQVEGPTGHVFSQDTQIVRIGRPSAIHSDVKPFSLDSLVDQRLSQEVAALENQAVTNLRAERENIERQLDEVEKNVMIQKGRRMLSREPQSTVEVSRLEEMKAQLLDRRAHTERQCRQIRGRVKDLQRQRSRIMRDIILQADIVCCTLSGSGSHHLSNILKNRRGVNALPHFSCVVVDEAAQCCELDILIPLQYGSSKLILVGDPQQLPATVFSQKAESFGYGRSLFERFYDCFQRTRDKSPILMLNTQYRMHPAICSFPSKRFYNNRLKSCSSLSETKGWKFRPWLVFNMLKGKEECSVPGAISNLVEAEMVIELCGVISKSVSEFRIGVITPYNHQRRLISGKLKNLGQHEIEVNTVDGFQGREKDVILLSCVRARQTAGGIGFLSHRQRLNVSLTRAKKTLVVIGHLESLQVNADWQALFNDATERHVVVDVDDTNYSEAAKALLLSGKLNPREHSGLQVRPIDSTKHPSVAAVKPQQHSQSDQENTAVPVSQQRNFNKEPQKENSKILHSHDPVTTTDLKDAPVKQSSTDSCSPVKSKELSSVRSTAKKPAHKVDIQRKTLCEVLKERFTDDLDNPSVSPSFRPHSDIEKSSSLKQRHGLSLADTSKSVFYQAVTHSSTAQNKSSAQTQKLQHTCQLNVPRVKPPKQRVSIPLTNSDQATVKSLSTGWCSLIPPIEKRYNSASKSDTKSTKLRTFRSRPANKRLSTLNAPKQLPKRTKRSEKSTNSFGNRPTIESTYEGKGYTVLLKPHERVAHAQAATASKRKAFLHSNYYPRPKQPTIVDSASTAQSREIQGTPKQTGHSATNRSSTDVLGSIISDMRKDPSYG from the exons ATGTCGCATGCTCAGGTGCAACGACCTTTTGATGACTATAGTGATGAATTGAACATTCATTTTCGTAATTTACCACTTCTCTCTCGACTAGCTCGAAAAGTTCTACTGTTTGTGATCAAACTTGCTCCTGAGGGTAGATTAAAGAAGCAACTGTTGGCATATATTCCTAGTCTGCAGAAAAAGACTTCATGCAGGAATGAACCGATACTTACCATATATAGTCTGTCTGAGAAGGAGACTAAACAGTTTGTTGACTTACTGGAAGAGGTACTGAAAGAAGTTTGCAAAAGACAGAGAGAATGCACTGACATTcaatcaacacaaaatgacaagtaCTTACTGGACCAGCGAAGTGGAAGTCCTCTCTTGTTTGATGAACAGTCTAGCTGTGAGGAATCCCACACATTCAAAGTGAAGTTGGAAGTTGACAATACAAACTCAGGGAAGCTGCAAAATGATGGATTTCATACATTGTCCCCAGCAAGACATCAGGACAGTTTCAAAACAGTAAACAGTCCAGCAATAAGCAACAGCAGTGCGACAAAGACTTACAACATATCCAGTGATGACAAGGTTAAAGCAGTGTCTTctgatgaaaatgacaaaatgtACAGCTTGCTTAGTGAAACAGCTAGTGAAACAGATGATGATGTGCTACTAGTAAAGGCAAAACCTAGTAGTGATTTATTTAGCAGCTATGACAGTGAAAGCAATGAAAGTAACAAAGATTCGACAATAATATCAAGTAAAACATTGTCTGTAGAATGTCAGGAGAGCACTAGTGACAATGATGTACCAATCTCAAGGCTGTTTAGGCATGCTCGTCACATTATATATAGTGATGAAAGCTCTGACTCAGATGACATTTGGAAACCATTGCGAAAGAAAAGAGTGCGTAGTagaagaaagagaacaatgGCTATAGCAAACTTTGAGGAATCTCACGACGAATTTAACACAACAGCCAGTGTTAAGTCCACTCCACTGATTCAAGGTAAAAGAACACCGGTGCTTCGGATAGCACCCATTTTACCATTAGGAGTATACAAACCTTCACAGAGAGTCAATATCCCTGTAACCCAATCTATGACAACCACAGATCAGAAGAGTCTCATTGACTTGCAACAAGTCGAGACAGTCCAAAAAAGAGGTGATTGTGTCAGAATTTCTTCTCGTAAATCCAATCTTCAATCTAAACAGACAACTTCTTCTCAACTAGTCTGTTTAAAGTTTCAGATGCCATCTATTACATCTCTTGTCAATAGACACAGCTCTACTTTGCACAATGCACATTCTGATGACAAACAAGTTGAGGTACCTGATGATATTCATTTTCCAAATGAAAGGATTACAAGTGTGACTAAAGTTAAAATACTAGAAACCATTGATCAAGACATAGAAACTAAGCTGGAGAATGGCATAGATCAAATCAAGGAGCAATCCTATGGTAGTGACTATAATATCACTGACTATTTGTTGGATGACAATGATCAAGATATTATGGCATTTTTTGATGAGTGGGAATACACTGATCCAGAGACTGTTAATGAAATGAACAGATTTGATTCAATGAGTTGTGTTGCAGCTGATCTCACTGAACAGGTAGAAAATGCAAGTTTATCTAAGGAAACCAAACCACTCGACAAGACACAAGAAGACACTGGCCTGGAAATTGAAGAGACCATTGGGAAACATGAGACAAAACAACATGAAACAAAACAAGTGCAGAAATCTACTTCCATCCAGCAACCAGAATTTAAAGTTCCAGCTGTGCCTACAGCAGTGTCTACATTAGACAAGCAACGGTCTCTGTCACAGAGTTTCTTGCCATCTACTGGAGCAAAAAGTGTGACAAGTGTATTACCTAATCCTACATTGCCAAGTCAGGTGCAAACAAGACCCTTCCGTCAGTTGACAGTAGATGATTTACTACTTGAAGTCTTGTCCTGGGACCCGAACTATGTAACTCAATATGGACAACAGAATGGCATCAACTCAGTAAAGCCTCCTCATAATTTGACAAGACTGGTGCAAGTTTCAGATATGTTTTTATCATTTCAAACATATCTTGATGCATTTCAGTCACTTTTGTGCCTCGAGTTGTGGGAAATCATGACAAGAGGACTGCTACAGAAACAGTGTAAGAAACCTCTCTTTCTAGCTGTTGTAACAAATGTCCACCAAAGTGCTGATCAGGCCATTTCCTCTCTTTGTTGTGAAGGACAAATATTGTTTGATGACAGCCAAACGTGGAACCATATTGTGAATGGAGATCTTGTTATGGTCACTGTTGTGAAATCTCCTCTACGCCCAATAAAATGTCCACCTGTTCTTGCAATAGTTGAACACGTAGAGAAACATTTAGGATCAGCATTGGATACATCATCTATGAGCCAGTGCTCACAACCAGGTGAAGAAAATATGACTGTGACTTTGAAGATGAGGCAATGTCACTGGATGTCTAAGAATAAGGAAACTGTGGAGCTGAAGTTTGTTGAGTCACTAATGACAGCAAAGAGGCAATGGCTAGGACTGATTGTAGCCTATAAAAACTTGCTAATCAAGGATATTCTCTGTCCTTCATGTCCACAACATTTCTGCTCTGAAGAGGCAGTATCTAAACCTGAAATGCTAACAACGCCGTACAATCAATTCAAT ATATTTAATGAGTCACAATCTCAGGCTATTGTTGCTGCCACCTTGTCTAGTCTGAAGGTGTATTCACTTCCAAGAATCTGTCTGCTACAGGGTCCACCAGGTACAGGGAAAACTCATACTGTCATAGGCGTACTGAAGACAATTCTGCAG GAAGGACAACAGAACACGAGTGGCAAAGTTCGTGTGCTGCTTTGTGCACCCTCGAATGGAGGAATTGATGAACTAGTTCGAAGACTCATTCCAGAAATAAAGCTTTGCATTGGTAGAAAACAGGTGGAAGGTCCAACTGGCCATGTATTTTCTCAAGACACTCAGATTGTTCGCATTGGGAGGCCATCTGCTATCCACTCTGATGTCAAGCCATTTAGTTTAGATTCTTTAGTCGATCAGAGATTGTCACAGG AGGTAGCAGCATTAGAAAATCAAGCCGTAACTAATTTAAG AGCAGAGCGTGAAAATATTGAGCGTCAGCTGGATGAGGTGGAAAAGAACGTAATGATTCAGAAGGGTCGCAGAATGCTTAGCAGAGAACCACAG TCGACTGTTGAGGTCAGTCGTTTAGAGGAGATGAAAGCACAGCTTCTTGATCGCAGGGCACATACTGAACGCCAGTGTCGTCAA ATTAGAGGGAGGGTAAAAGATCTTCAACGACAGAGATCACGGATAATGAGGGACATTATACTACAGGCTGATATAGTTTGTTGCACTCTGTCTGGTAGTGGCAGTCATCATCTGAGTAATATACTGAAGAACAGAAGAGGAGTGAA TGCTTTGCCTCATTTCTCTTGTGTAGTTGTTGATGAAGCAGCTCAATGTTGTGAACTTGACATTTTAATTCCATTGCAGTATGGCTCATCAAAGCTTATTCTTGTTGGTGATCCACAACAACTACCAGCTACAGTATTTTCACAG AAAGCCGAGTCTTTTGGTTATGGGAGATCATTGTTTGAGCGTTTCTATGATTGTTTCCAAAGGACCAGGGATA AGTCACCAATATTGATGTTGAATACACAGTATCGCATGCATCCGGCCATTTGCAGCTTTCCATCCAAGAGGTTCTACAATAACAGACTCAAATCATGCAG TTCTCTGAGTGAGACAAAAGGCTGGAAATTCAGGCCCTGGTTGGTCTTTAATATGTTGAAGGGAAAAGAAGAGTGCAGTGTGCCAGG GGCAATAAGCAACCTTGTAGAAGCAGAAATGGTTATTGAACTGTGTGGTGTAATAAGCAAATCAGTCAGTGAATTTCGTATTGGAGTAATTACACCATACAATCATCAACGACGGCTGATTTCAGGGAAGTTGAAGAATCTAGGACAGCA TGAAATAGAAGTGAACACAGTTGATGGATTCCAAGGGCGAGAAAAAGATGTCATACTGTTGTCTTGTGTGAGAGCCAGGCAAACAGCAGGAGGAATTGG CTTTCTTTCGCATCGACAGAGGCTTAATGTTTCTTTAACAAGAGCAAAGAAGACTCTTGTTGTTATTGGGCATTTGGAATCTCTCCAA GTGAATGCAGACTGGCAAGCATTATTTAATGATGCCACGGAGCGTCATGTTGTAGTAGATGTTGATGACACAAATTATAGTGAAGCAGCTAAAGCTTTGCTGTTGTCTGGTAAATTGAACCCTAGAGAACACTCTGGACTGCAGGTACGCCCCATTGATTCCACAAAGCATCCTTCAGTGGCTGCAGTCAAGCCACAGCAACATAGTCAGAGTGATCAGGAGAACACTGCAGTCCCAGTAAGTCAGCAGAGAAATTTCAACAAAGAACCACAAAAAGAAAACTCTAAAATATTGCACTCTCATGACCCTGTAACAACGACAGATCTCAAG GATGCCCCTGTGAAACAGAGTAGTACTGACAGTTGTTCACCTGTTAAGTCAAAGGAATTATCATCA GTACGGAGTACAGCTAAGAAACCTGCCCATAAGGTGGATATTCAGAGGAAAACTTTATGTGAAGTCCTCAAAGAGCGATTTACAGATGACTTGGACAATCCATCAGTATCACCAAGTTTTAGGCCACATAGTGATATTGAAAAATCATCATCTCTAAAGCAAAGACATGGTCTAAGTCTAGCTGACACTTCCAAGTCAGTGTTCTATCAGGCAGTCACTCATAGCTCAACTGCTCAAAACAAATCCAgtgcacagacacagaaactgCAACACACGTGTCAGTTAAATGTTCCAAGGGTGAAACCTCCAAAGCAAAGAGTAAGCATCCCCTTAACAAACAGTGACCAGGCTACAGTGAAGTCTCTGTCAACTGGATGGTGTAGCTTAATACCTCCTATTGAAAAGAGGTATAATTCAGCGAGTAAAAGTGATACAAAGTCAACAAAACTAAGAACTTTTCGGTCCCGGCCAGCAAACAAACGATTGTCAACATTAAATGCTCCCAAGCAACTTCCTAAACGTACAAAGAGGTCTGAGAAATCAACTAATAGCTTTGGAAATAGACCAACTATTGAATCAACGTATGAAGGCAAGGGATATACAGTCCTCTTGAAGCCTCATGAAAGAGTAGCACATGCTcaagcagcaacagcaagtAAGCGGAAAGCGTTTCTTCATTCCAACTATTACCCAAGACCTAAACAGCCAACCATAGTTGACAGTGCTTCTACAGCTCAAAGCAGGGAAATACAAGGTACTCCTAAGCAGACTGGCCACAGTGCAACCAACCGATCATCGACAGATGTGTTGGGTAGTATCATAAGTGATATGCGGAAGGATCCTAGCTATGGCTAA
- the LOC134184168 gene encoding uncharacterized protein LOC134184168 isoform X1, with the protein MSHAQVQRPFDDYSDELNIHFRNLPLLSRLARKVLLFVIKLAPEGRLKKQLLAYIPSLQKKTSCRNEPILTIYSLSEKETKQFVDLLEEVLKEVCKRQRECTDIQSTQNDKYLLDQRSGSPLLFDEQSSCEESHTFKVKLEVDNTNSGKLQNDGFHTLSPARHQDSFKTVNSPAISNSSATKTYNISSDDKVKAVSSDENDKMYSLLSETASETDDDVLLVKAKPSSDLFSSYDSESNESNKDSTIISSKTLSVECQESTSDNDVPISRLFRHARHIIYSDESSDSDDIWKPLRKKRVRSRRKRTMAIANFEESHDEFNTTASVKSTPLIQGKRTPVLRIAPILPLGVYKPSQRVNIPVTQSMTTTDQKSLIDLQQVETVQKRGDCVRISSRKSNLQSKQTTSSQLVCLKFQMPSITSLVNRHSSTLHNAHSDDKQVEVPDDIHFPNERITSVTKVKILETIDQDIETKLENGIDQIKEQSYGSDYNITDYLLDDNDQDIMAFFDEWEYTDPETVNEMNRFDSMSCVAADLTEQVENASLSKETKPLDKTQEDTGLEIEETIGKHETKQHETKQVQKSTSIQQPEFKVPAVPTAVSTLDKQRSLSQSFLPSTGAKSVTSVLPNPTLPSQVQTRPFRQLTVDDLLLEVLSWDPNYVTQYGQQNGINSVKPPHNLTRLVQVSDMFLSFQTYLDAFQSLLCLELWEIMTRGLLQKQCKKPLFLAVVTNVHQSADQAISSLCCEGQILFDDSQTWNHIVNGDLVMVTVVKSPLRPIKCPPVLAIVEHVEKHLGSALDTSSMSQCSQPGEENMTVTLKMRQCHWMSKNKETVELKFVESLMTAKRQWLGLIVAYKNLLIKDILCPSCPQHFCSEEAVSKPEMLTTPYNQFNIFNESQSQAIVAATLSSLKVYSLPRICLLQGPPGTGKTHTVIGVLKTILQEGQQNTSGKVRVLLCAPSNGGIDELVRRLIPEIKLCIGRKQVEGPTGHVFSQDTQIVRIGRPSAIHSDVKPFSLDSLVDQRLSQEVAALENQAVTNLRAERENIERQLDEVEKNVMIQKGRRMLSREPQSTVEVSRLEEMKAQLLDRRAHTERQCRQIRGRVKDLQRQRSRIMRDIILQADIVCCTLSGSGSHHLSNILKNRRGVNALPHFSCVVVDEAAQCCELDILIPLQYGSSKLILVGDPQQLPATVFSQKAESFGYGRSLFERFYDCFQRTRDKSPILMLNTQYRMHPAICSFPSKRFYNNRLKSCSSLSETKGWKFRPWLVFNMLKGKEECSVPGAISNLVEAEMVIELCGVISKSVSEFRIGVITPYNHQRRLISGKLKNLGQHEIEVNTVDGFQGREKDVILLSCVRARQTAGGIGFLSHRQRLNVSLTRAKKTLVVIGHLESLQVNADWQALFNDATERHVVVDVDDTNYSEAAKALLLSGKLNPREHSGLQVRPIDSTKHPSVAAVKPQQHSQSDQENTAVPVSQQRNFNKEPQKENSKILHSHDPVTTTDLKDAPVKQSSTDSCSPVKSKELSSVITCNNVMMSSHIETVSAPSCLVKVRSTAKKPAHKVDIQRKTLCEVLKERFTDDLDNPSVSPSFRPHSDIEKSSSLKQRHGLSLADTSKSVFYQAVTHSSTAQNKSSAQTQKLQHTCQLNVPRVKPPKQRVSIPLTNSDQATVKSLSTGWCSLIPPIEKRYNSASKSDTKSTKLRTFRSRPANKRLSTLNAPKQLPKRTKRSEKSTNSFGNRPTIESTYEGKGYTVLLKPHERVAHAQAATASKRKAFLHSNYYPRPKQPTIVDSASTAQSREIQGTPKQTGHSATNRSSTDVLGSIISDMRKDPSYG; encoded by the exons ATGTCGCATGCTCAGGTGCAACGACCTTTTGATGACTATAGTGATGAATTGAACATTCATTTTCGTAATTTACCACTTCTCTCTCGACTAGCTCGAAAAGTTCTACTGTTTGTGATCAAACTTGCTCCTGAGGGTAGATTAAAGAAGCAACTGTTGGCATATATTCCTAGTCTGCAGAAAAAGACTTCATGCAGGAATGAACCGATACTTACCATATATAGTCTGTCTGAGAAGGAGACTAAACAGTTTGTTGACTTACTGGAAGAGGTACTGAAAGAAGTTTGCAAAAGACAGAGAGAATGCACTGACATTcaatcaacacaaaatgacaagtaCTTACTGGACCAGCGAAGTGGAAGTCCTCTCTTGTTTGATGAACAGTCTAGCTGTGAGGAATCCCACACATTCAAAGTGAAGTTGGAAGTTGACAATACAAACTCAGGGAAGCTGCAAAATGATGGATTTCATACATTGTCCCCAGCAAGACATCAGGACAGTTTCAAAACAGTAAACAGTCCAGCAATAAGCAACAGCAGTGCGACAAAGACTTACAACATATCCAGTGATGACAAGGTTAAAGCAGTGTCTTctgatgaaaatgacaaaatgtACAGCTTGCTTAGTGAAACAGCTAGTGAAACAGATGATGATGTGCTACTAGTAAAGGCAAAACCTAGTAGTGATTTATTTAGCAGCTATGACAGTGAAAGCAATGAAAGTAACAAAGATTCGACAATAATATCAAGTAAAACATTGTCTGTAGAATGTCAGGAGAGCACTAGTGACAATGATGTACCAATCTCAAGGCTGTTTAGGCATGCTCGTCACATTATATATAGTGATGAAAGCTCTGACTCAGATGACATTTGGAAACCATTGCGAAAGAAAAGAGTGCGTAGTagaagaaagagaacaatgGCTATAGCAAACTTTGAGGAATCTCACGACGAATTTAACACAACAGCCAGTGTTAAGTCCACTCCACTGATTCAAGGTAAAAGAACACCGGTGCTTCGGATAGCACCCATTTTACCATTAGGAGTATACAAACCTTCACAGAGAGTCAATATCCCTGTAACCCAATCTATGACAACCACAGATCAGAAGAGTCTCATTGACTTGCAACAAGTCGAGACAGTCCAAAAAAGAGGTGATTGTGTCAGAATTTCTTCTCGTAAATCCAATCTTCAATCTAAACAGACAACTTCTTCTCAACTAGTCTGTTTAAAGTTTCAGATGCCATCTATTACATCTCTTGTCAATAGACACAGCTCTACTTTGCACAATGCACATTCTGATGACAAACAAGTTGAGGTACCTGATGATATTCATTTTCCAAATGAAAGGATTACAAGTGTGACTAAAGTTAAAATACTAGAAACCATTGATCAAGACATAGAAACTAAGCTGGAGAATGGCATAGATCAAATCAAGGAGCAATCCTATGGTAGTGACTATAATATCACTGACTATTTGTTGGATGACAATGATCAAGATATTATGGCATTTTTTGATGAGTGGGAATACACTGATCCAGAGACTGTTAATGAAATGAACAGATTTGATTCAATGAGTTGTGTTGCAGCTGATCTCACTGAACAGGTAGAAAATGCAAGTTTATCTAAGGAAACCAAACCACTCGACAAGACACAAGAAGACACTGGCCTGGAAATTGAAGAGACCATTGGGAAACATGAGACAAAACAACATGAAACAAAACAAGTGCAGAAATCTACTTCCATCCAGCAACCAGAATTTAAAGTTCCAGCTGTGCCTACAGCAGTGTCTACATTAGACAAGCAACGGTCTCTGTCACAGAGTTTCTTGCCATCTACTGGAGCAAAAAGTGTGACAAGTGTATTACCTAATCCTACATTGCCAAGTCAGGTGCAAACAAGACCCTTCCGTCAGTTGACAGTAGATGATTTACTACTTGAAGTCTTGTCCTGGGACCCGAACTATGTAACTCAATATGGACAACAGAATGGCATCAACTCAGTAAAGCCTCCTCATAATTTGACAAGACTGGTGCAAGTTTCAGATATGTTTTTATCATTTCAAACATATCTTGATGCATTTCAGTCACTTTTGTGCCTCGAGTTGTGGGAAATCATGACAAGAGGACTGCTACAGAAACAGTGTAAGAAACCTCTCTTTCTAGCTGTTGTAACAAATGTCCACCAAAGTGCTGATCAGGCCATTTCCTCTCTTTGTTGTGAAGGACAAATATTGTTTGATGACAGCCAAACGTGGAACCATATTGTGAATGGAGATCTTGTTATGGTCACTGTTGTGAAATCTCCTCTACGCCCAATAAAATGTCCACCTGTTCTTGCAATAGTTGAACACGTAGAGAAACATTTAGGATCAGCATTGGATACATCATCTATGAGCCAGTGCTCACAACCAGGTGAAGAAAATATGACTGTGACTTTGAAGATGAGGCAATGTCACTGGATGTCTAAGAATAAGGAAACTGTGGAGCTGAAGTTTGTTGAGTCACTAATGACAGCAAAGAGGCAATGGCTAGGACTGATTGTAGCCTATAAAAACTTGCTAATCAAGGATATTCTCTGTCCTTCATGTCCACAACATTTCTGCTCTGAAGAGGCAGTATCTAAACCTGAAATGCTAACAACGCCGTACAATCAATTCAAT ATATTTAATGAGTCACAATCTCAGGCTATTGTTGCTGCCACCTTGTCTAGTCTGAAGGTGTATTCACTTCCAAGAATCTGTCTGCTACAGGGTCCACCAGGTACAGGGAAAACTCATACTGTCATAGGCGTACTGAAGACAATTCTGCAG GAAGGACAACAGAACACGAGTGGCAAAGTTCGTGTGCTGCTTTGTGCACCCTCGAATGGAGGAATTGATGAACTAGTTCGAAGACTCATTCCAGAAATAAAGCTTTGCATTGGTAGAAAACAGGTGGAAGGTCCAACTGGCCATGTATTTTCTCAAGACACTCAGATTGTTCGCATTGGGAGGCCATCTGCTATCCACTCTGATGTCAAGCCATTTAGTTTAGATTCTTTAGTCGATCAGAGATTGTCACAGG AGGTAGCAGCATTAGAAAATCAAGCCGTAACTAATTTAAG AGCAGAGCGTGAAAATATTGAGCGTCAGCTGGATGAGGTGGAAAAGAACGTAATGATTCAGAAGGGTCGCAGAATGCTTAGCAGAGAACCACAG TCGACTGTTGAGGTCAGTCGTTTAGAGGAGATGAAAGCACAGCTTCTTGATCGCAGGGCACATACTGAACGCCAGTGTCGTCAA ATTAGAGGGAGGGTAAAAGATCTTCAACGACAGAGATCACGGATAATGAGGGACATTATACTACAGGCTGATATAGTTTGTTGCACTCTGTCTGGTAGTGGCAGTCATCATCTGAGTAATATACTGAAGAACAGAAGAGGAGTGAA TGCTTTGCCTCATTTCTCTTGTGTAGTTGTTGATGAAGCAGCTCAATGTTGTGAACTTGACATTTTAATTCCATTGCAGTATGGCTCATCAAAGCTTATTCTTGTTGGTGATCCACAACAACTACCAGCTACAGTATTTTCACAG AAAGCCGAGTCTTTTGGTTATGGGAGATCATTGTTTGAGCGTTTCTATGATTGTTTCCAAAGGACCAGGGATA AGTCACCAATATTGATGTTGAATACACAGTATCGCATGCATCCGGCCATTTGCAGCTTTCCATCCAAGAGGTTCTACAATAACAGACTCAAATCATGCAG TTCTCTGAGTGAGACAAAAGGCTGGAAATTCAGGCCCTGGTTGGTCTTTAATATGTTGAAGGGAAAAGAAGAGTGCAGTGTGCCAGG GGCAATAAGCAACCTTGTAGAAGCAGAAATGGTTATTGAACTGTGTGGTGTAATAAGCAAATCAGTCAGTGAATTTCGTATTGGAGTAATTACACCATACAATCATCAACGACGGCTGATTTCAGGGAAGTTGAAGAATCTAGGACAGCA TGAAATAGAAGTGAACACAGTTGATGGATTCCAAGGGCGAGAAAAAGATGTCATACTGTTGTCTTGTGTGAGAGCCAGGCAAACAGCAGGAGGAATTGG CTTTCTTTCGCATCGACAGAGGCTTAATGTTTCTTTAACAAGAGCAAAGAAGACTCTTGTTGTTATTGGGCATTTGGAATCTCTCCAA GTGAATGCAGACTGGCAAGCATTATTTAATGATGCCACGGAGCGTCATGTTGTAGTAGATGTTGATGACACAAATTATAGTGAAGCAGCTAAAGCTTTGCTGTTGTCTGGTAAATTGAACCCTAGAGAACACTCTGGACTGCAGGTACGCCCCATTGATTCCACAAAGCATCCTTCAGTGGCTGCAGTCAAGCCACAGCAACATAGTCAGAGTGATCAGGAGAACACTGCAGTCCCAGTAAGTCAGCAGAGAAATTTCAACAAAGAACCACAAAAAGAAAACTCTAAAATATTGCACTCTCATGACCCTGTAACAACGACAGATCTCAAG GATGCCCCTGTGAAACAGAGTAGTACTGACAGTTGTTCACCTGTTAAGTCAAAGGAATTATCATCAGTAATTACATGCAATAATGTCATGATGAGTTCTCATATTGAAACTGTATCTGCACCATCTTGTCTTGTAAAGGTACGGAGTACAGCTAAGAAACCTGCCCATAAGGTGGATATTCAGAGGAAAACTTTATGTGAAGTCCTCAAAGAGCGATTTACAGATGACTTGGACAATCCATCAGTATCACCAAGTTTTAGGCCACATAGTGATATTGAAAAATCATCATCTCTAAAGCAAAGACATGGTCTAAGTCTAGCTGACACTTCCAAGTCAGTGTTCTATCAGGCAGTCACTCATAGCTCAACTGCTCAAAACAAATCCAgtgcacagacacagaaactgCAACACACGTGTCAGTTAAATGTTCCAAGGGTGAAACCTCCAAAGCAAAGAGTAAGCATCCCCTTAACAAACAGTGACCAGGCTACAGTGAAGTCTCTGTCAACTGGATGGTGTAGCTTAATACCTCCTATTGAAAAGAGGTATAATTCAGCGAGTAAAAGTGATACAAAGTCAACAAAACTAAGAACTTTTCGGTCCCGGCCAGCAAACAAACGATTGTCAACATTAAATGCTCCCAAGCAACTTCCTAAACGTACAAAGAGGTCTGAGAAATCAACTAATAGCTTTGGAAATAGACCAACTATTGAATCAACGTATGAAGGCAAGGGATATACAGTCCTCTTGAAGCCTCATGAAAGAGTAGCACATGCTcaagcagcaacagcaagtAAGCGGAAAGCGTTTCTTCATTCCAACTATTACCCAAGACCTAAACAGCCAACCATAGTTGACAGTGCTTCTACAGCTCAAAGCAGGGAAATACAAGGTACTCCTAAGCAGACTGGCCACAGTGCAACCAACCGATCATCGACAGATGTGTTGGGTAGTATCATAAGTGATATGCGGAAGGATCCTAGCTATGGCTAA